The stretch of DNA CCCCAGACCCAGGCGCTCTTTCAGGAATATGGATTCGATCGTGTCACAGAAGACGCTGGTCTCGTTCAGCGGCAGGAGGTGAAACAATGAACGGTATCCGAAGCACAGTACCGCACACGCACCCTTTATCGAGACGGGTGTTACTCACTCTGATCGGACTGACCTTGGTCGCCGGTTGCGCCAGCAGGCCTGCGACACCACCCAAGACCGTGTATCAATCGGGATTGAGTCAAGTGCGTGTGGAACAGGACCCTGATGCGACAACCAACGCGCATCCCGCAACACTGACGGCGACCGAGGTCGGGACTTTACTTCGAGGAGTGCGCGCATGGGAGCGGCGAAACTTCCTGCATCGGTTGTTTGTCGGGGAAGCCGACCGCACCAGGGCATTCCGGAACGAGGAGATTACCGTGTTGGCGCCGCCGCTCGCGAAGGCGCTGGCACAGGCCGGTCCCACCGAACGGGCGTACTTCCACCTGAGCCATGCCACGGACCAGGGAGACGAAGAAACGACGACCGGCTGGATTTCCATCAGAGGGCCCGTTCTGCACCTCACCATCAGCGGCGTGCATGACCGGCACAGCCCCGGTCCGGACATCAGCAAATACGACCGGCAGCTGCCGAATATCCCCGAGGCCTCAGCCGCGCACGATGTGACGTTCGAGCCGGAGGAGTTTCTGGTCCAGGTGAGTTCAGGCGTACGCCTCTTCTCCCCTGATCAGCGAGAAGAGCTGCAGATTCGCTATCGAGAAGCGTTGTCGTCCATGCCGGTGCAACCCGGGCTGGAACGCGGAAGCGAAAGAAGTTCGCAGCCCTAGGGCGATCTGCGAGAGAGCAAGGAGATCCCATGTCGATCCTGGTCGTCGGCGGCGATTCGGTCAGTGCCATCACAGAACGGGCCTACGCCGGCGGCCATGGATGCGTCGAACATTGGAGCGGACGCAAGACCAGGGATTTAACGAGGTCGATTCCCAAAGATACGGAGGCCGTGGTGCTGGATCGAGTCAACCACTGGAGCCGAGCCTGTACAGGCAGGCACGAGGATAATCGGTCCGCTCTCTATCGCAATATTTAGAGCTGTGCCCCTGAACGAACAGAATGGAGAAGAGAAGGGAACTCACATGACACCATTCCATACGCCGATCATCTCAGCCCGATACCGTTTCTACGCACGCATGTGCGCGCCGCAGCCCTGTTGACCTTCGATCGACCGCACTGATCCGAACAGCGTGCCCGTGAAGAACCGTGAAGCAGGTCGCCGACCTGCCGAATCGCTATACGTGTGCCTTTATCAAGGAGAGCATCATGACTTTCACGCATATCGTCAGCGCCCTTGCGATCGTACTCGGGTTGACCACCGTCACAGCCGCGCAGGCTGCTGAGTCGCCATCACTCTTGAACGTGTCCTACGACCCGACCCGCGAGTTGTACCAGGAATATAACGCCGCCTTCATCAAACATTGGAAGGAAAAGACCGGCCAGACCGTCGCCATCAAACAGTCACATGGCGGTTCAAGCAAACAGGCACGAGCGGTCATCGACGGCCTCGGCGCAGACGTGGTAACGCTCGCGCTCGCACAGGATATCGACGCCATCTCCCACCGGGCCGGTTTGCTCCCGGAAAACTGGCAGACTCGCCTCCCCCACAACAGCGCACCGTATACCTCAACCATCATCTTCCTCGTGCGTAAAGGCAACCCGAAGGGCATCAAGGATTGGAGCGACCTGGTGCAGCCGGGCGTGGCGGTCATCACACCCAATCCGAAAACCTCCGGCGTCGCACGCTGGAACTACCTGGCGGCCTGGGGCTATGCCCTGAAACAAGCGGGCGGAGACGACACCAAAGCGCGGGACTTCATCACCCGTCTTTACACGAACGTGCCGGTGCTCGACTCAGGCGCGCGGGGCGCCACAACCACTTTCGTGGAGCGTGGCATCGGCGATGTGCTGATCAATTGGGAAAATGAAATCCTCCTGGGCGGCGAAGAATTGGGCAAGAACAAATTCGATATCATCGTGCCCCCGGCCAGTATTCTCGCGGAGCCCACGGTCAGCCTGGTGGACAAGGTCGTCGACAAGAAGGGCACGAGAGCAGTGGCGCAAGCCTACCTGGAATATCTCTACTCCGACGCGGGGCAGGATATCGCGGCCAGACACTACTATCGCCCTCAATCCGCCACAGTGGCGGCCAAATATGCCGGTCAGTTTCCGAAGCTGACGCTGTTCACCATCAATGAAGTGTCCGGCAGCTGGAATGTCGCCAACAAGGTCCACTTCGTGGACGGCGGCGTGTTCGACCAGGTCTATCAAGAGATTTCACGCACCAGAAAGTGAACGCCCTTGTGTCGGCCCGGCCGGTGATCTGCGGTCACCGGCCGAACCGGCACACATGGCAACTCAAGGAGCCATCATGTCGATCTTGTTGAAACAACCGACGGTGTTACCGGGCTTCGGACTCACACTCGGGTTTACCCTGTTCTATCTCAGCCTGATCGTGTTGATTCCGTTAGCCGGTCTGTTCGTGAAGGCGTCTGCGCTGACAGGGGACCAATTCTGGCAGGCCGTCGCGGACCCGCGGACGGTGGCCTCTTACCAATTGACATTCGGGCTGTCCTTCGTGGCAGCCCTCATCAATGCCGTCTTCGGCATCATCATCGCCTGGGTCCTCGTGCGCTATTCATTCCCGGGCAGGAAATTCGTGGATGCGCTGGTCGATCTTCCCTTCGCGCTCCCGACTGCCGTGGCCGGCATCGCCCTGACCGCCGTGTTCTCCGTCAACGGATGGATCGGCCAATATCTGGAGCCGCTGGGGATCAAGGTCGCATTCACACCGCTGGGCGTGCTGGTCGCCCTGACCTTTATCGGCCTCCCCTTCGTGGTGCGAACCGTCCAGCCGGTCATCCAGGATCTCGAAAAAGAAATCGAAGAGGCGGCCGCCAGCCTCGGCGCGACCCGTTGGAAAACCATTACCAAGGTGATCTTTCCTGAGGTGTTTCCCGCGCTGTTGACCGGTTTCACCTCCGCCTTCGCCAGGGCGCTGGGAGAGTATGGGTCCGTCGTCTTCATATCCGGCAACATGCCGATGCGGACGGAAATCACGCCGTTGATCATCATCACGAAACTGGAACAGTACGACTATGCCGGAGCGGCAGCCATCGCGGTCGTCATGCTGGTGGCCTCATTTATTCTGCTCCTGATCATCAACGGGCTGCAGTGGTGGAGTGGCAGACGGCAAGTGGCAGTGTAATCGAACAGGGAGGGATTATGACAACCGGTGCCTTAAGCTTGGACAAAGGAGTGCCCCGTATCGCCTCGACCGTGGCCGAGCCGGTCCTTGTGCGCCTGACGCTGATCCTGGTTTCGTTGACGTTCCTGGGGTTCTTCCTCTTCGTGCCGCTGGCGGCCATTCTCTTCGAGGCGCTCAAGCACGGCCTCGGCGCCTATCTGACCTCGTTTCAGGAACCGGATGCGATCGCCGCAATTCAACTGACACTCCTGGCAACGGCCATTGCCCTCCCGCTGAATGTCGTTTTCGGCGTCTCGGCCGCCTGGGCGATCGCGAAATTCGAGTTTTGGGGCAAGCAGGTCTTGATCACCTTGATCGACCTTCCATTCTCCGTCTCGCCGGTGGTCGCGGGATTGATCTATGTGCTGCTCTTCGGCTTGCAGGGCGCCCTCGGTCCCTGGCTGGCCGCACACGACATCAAGATCATCTTCGCCGTCCCTGGCATCGTGCTGGCCACCATTTTCGTCACCTTTCCCTTCGTGGCGCGCGAACTGATTCCGCACATGCAGGCGCAGGGTAAGGACGAAGAGGAAGCGGCGCTCGTGCTG from Nitrospira sp. encodes:
- a CDS encoding sulfate ABC transporter substrate-binding protein, yielding MTFTHIVSALAIVLGLTTVTAAQAAESPSLLNVSYDPTRELYQEYNAAFIKHWKEKTGQTVAIKQSHGGSSKQARAVIDGLGADVVTLALAQDIDAISHRAGLLPENWQTRLPHNSAPYTSTIIFLVRKGNPKGIKDWSDLVQPGVAVITPNPKTSGVARWNYLAAWGYALKQAGGDDTKARDFITRLYTNVPVLDSGARGATTTFVERGIGDVLINWENEILLGGEELGKNKFDIIVPPASILAEPTVSLVDKVVDKKGTRAVAQAYLEYLYSDAGQDIAARHYYRPQSATVAAKYAGQFPKLTLFTINEVSGSWNVANKVHFVDGGVFDQVYQEISRTRK
- the cysT gene encoding sulfate ABC transporter permease subunit CysT; this encodes MSILLKQPTVLPGFGLTLGFTLFYLSLIVLIPLAGLFVKASALTGDQFWQAVADPRTVASYQLTFGLSFVAALINAVFGIIIAWVLVRYSFPGRKFVDALVDLPFALPTAVAGIALTAVFSVNGWIGQYLEPLGIKVAFTPLGVLVALTFIGLPFVVRTVQPVIQDLEKEIEEAAASLGATRWKTITKVIFPEVFPALLTGFTSAFARALGEYGSVVFISGNMPMRTEITPLIIITKLEQYDYAGAAAIAVVMLVASFILLLIINGLQWWSGRRQVAV
- the cysW gene encoding sulfate ABC transporter permease subunit CysW codes for the protein MTTGALSLDKGVPRIASTVAEPVLVRLTLILVSLTFLGFFLFVPLAAILFEALKHGLGAYLTSFQEPDAIAAIQLTLLATAIALPLNVVFGVSAAWAIAKFEFWGKQVLITLIDLPFSVSPVVAGLIYVLLFGLQGALGPWLAAHDIKIIFAVPGIVLATIFVTFPFVARELIPHMQAQGKDEEEAALVLGATGWQTFWRVTLPSIKWSLLYGVILCNARAMGEFGAVSVVSGHIRGETNTMPLHVEILYNEYNYVAAFAVASLLALLSLVTLAAKSLVEWTSSVEQKETHA